In one window of Erythrolamprus reginae isolate rEryReg1 chromosome 1, rEryReg1.hap1, whole genome shotgun sequence DNA:
- the LRRC10B gene encoding leucine-rich repeat-containing protein 10B, translating into MGSGGSSGREERLPSVAEEQLSGGDQMLELSGRHLRKLPTPVCALSTLQKLYISGTGITVLPEEIGGLRELRILALDFNKLEEVPESLCHLPNLTRLYLGSNRLFGLPAAFHQLKTLRSLWIESNYLYHFPQVLLQMPELQSLQMGDNRLKTLPSGLPRMKGLRGLWLYGNRFQEFPKPLLCMSQLHILDVDRNKLTEFPDLSHLRSLRLFSYDHNPVEAPPSVADTVFVVGEGAQEFLEAREERLQALRQQKAEEREENESEVLQHNMKNDSTVLEEEGSFSALECSPEET; encoded by the coding sequence ATGGGCAGTGGCGGTTCCTCAGGCAGGGAGGAGCGGCTGCCATCGGTGGCCGAAGAACAGCTGAGCGGAGGGGATCAGATGCTGGAGCTCTCTGGGCGCCACCTGAGGAAGCTGCCAACACCGGTCTGCGCTCTGAGCACTCTGCAGAAGCTCTACATCAGCGGCACAGGGATCACGGTGCTGCCCGAGGAGATTGGCGGGCTGCGCGAGCTGCGCATCCTGGCCCTGGACTTTAATAAGCTGGAGGAAGTGCCCGAAAGCTTGTGCCACCTTCCCAACTTGACTCGGCTCTATCTGGGCAGCAACCGCCTCTTTGGCCTCCCTGCGGCGTTCCATCAACTCAAGACACTCCGCTCCTTGTGGATTGAGAGCAATTATTTGTACCACTTCCCCCAGGTTCTCCTCCAGATGCCTGAACTGCAGTCCTTGCAAATGGGAGACAACCGTCTCAAAACCTTACCCAGTGGCTTGCCGCGCATGAAGGGTCTTCGAGGACTTTGGCTGTATGGAAACCGTTTTCAGGAGTTCCCAAAACCTTTGCTTTGCATGAGTCAGCTTCACATTCTTGATGTTGACCGGAACAAGCTGACTGAATTCCCTGACTTGAGTCACCTGCGGAGCCTACGACTTTTCTCCTATGACCATAATCCAGTCGAAGCACCACCCAGTGTGGCCGACACTGTCTTCGTAGTGGGTGAGGGGGCACAGGAATTCCTGGAGGCTAGGGAGGAACGTCTCCAGGCTCTTCGGCAGCAGAAAGCAGAAGAACGGGAAGAGAATGAATCTGAAGTTTTACAACACAATATGAAAAATGATTCCACTGTATTGGAGGAGGAAGGCAGCTTTTCTGCTCTGGAATGCTCTCCTGAGGAGACATGA